The Pantoea eucalypti sequence ATCTGTTACGCCTTTAACCTGACGCTGAGTACCTGGGTGGGCGGTGTCGCCATGCGCTACCGGCTCTATTCCCGGCTGGGCCTCGACAGCGGCACCATTACCCGCATCTTCTCACTGAGTATCGCGACTAACTGGCTGGGCTATATTCTGCTGGCGGGCGTGGTGTTCAGTGCGGGCATGGTCTCGATCCCCAGCGGCTGGTTTATCGGCGAGACCACACTGCGGCTGATTGGCGGGGTTTTGCTGGTGCTGGTGGCGATTTACCTCTGGGCCTGCGCCTTCTCAAAACAGCGTCGCTGGACGATTAAAGGCCAGACGCTGCAGCTGCCTTCACTGCGCATGGCGCTGCTGCAGTTTGCGGTTTCCTGTGCCAACTGGATGGTGATGGGCGCGATTATCTGGCTGCTGCTGGGACGCGACGTGGGCTATCCGATGGTGCTGGGCGTCCTGCTGATCAGCAGTATTGCCGGGGTAATCATTCACATTCCGGCGGGTATTGGCGTTCTGGAAGCGGTTTTCCTGGCGCTGCTCAGCGGTCAGCACGCTTCGCATGGCACCATCATTGCGGCGCTGCTGGCCTATCGCGTGCTCTACTTTATCCTGCCGCTGCTGTTAGCGCTGGTGCTCTATCTGGTACTGGAGAGTCGGGCGAAGCATCTGCGTCAGAAGAACGAGCAGAAGTTACAGAAATCGTCATAAAAAAGGGGAGGCGCAACCTTCGCGCCTCTCCCTTTTACACTGAAAATCAGCGGCGGTTACCGAGGATCCGCAGCAGCATCAGGAACAGGTTAATGAAGTCGAGATAGAGCGTTAGCGCGCCCATGATCGAATAGCGACGCAGGTTTTCCGTGTCGCGGGCATCAATCTGCTCACCGATGTTTTTCAGCTTCTGCGTGTCATAAGCCGTTAATCCCACAAAGAGCACCACGCCGATATAGGTAATCGCCCACATCAGCGCCGGGCTTTTGAGCCAGAAGTTCACCAGCGACGCCAGCACAATGCCAATCAGCCCCATAAACAGCAGGCTGCCAAAACGGCTCAGATCGCGTTTGGTGGTATAGCCGTAGAAGCTCATCGCACCAAACATCCCTGCCGTGACAAAGAAGGTGCTGGCGATGGAGGAGTAGGTGTAGACCAGGAAAATACTCGCCATGGTAATGCCGGTCAGCGCCGAATAGAGCATAAACAGCCCGGTGGCTACGGCTCCGCTCAGACGATGCACCATGCCTGACAGGAAGAACACCAGCGCCAGCTGCGCGATAATCAGCCCGAAGAAGGTAATGCGATTGGCAAACACCAGCTCCATCACCGCGGGCGTACGCGCCGCAAACCAGGAGACAAATGCGGTCAGTAACAGACCACAGGTCATCCAGCCATAGACCTGCGCCATATAGGCTTGTAAACCGCGAGATGCGGGTTGAACGATGGAATCATTGCGTGGATATCGGTCCATGATGCACCTCTTGTTAGACGGATGAACAGATGCGCTCCCAACCGGGAGACATGCCAGAGGCTAAGTGTGGCACAGCTCAGCTCAACTGCGCCACAACATGCCGCTTAACGGCGCGACAGGCACTGCTGATAGCGGCTGTCAACGCGCTGCGCAAACCACGCCGTGGTCAGATTACGGGTGATTTTCGGGCTTTCCAGCTTGATGCCCGGCAGCATTTCACGCGGGAGTTTGCGACCCGCCATTTTGTCCGCCAGGGTAAAGACCTGTTTCCAGAGTTCACTGTCGCTGAACGACGCTTTTTCCCCTTTCTCCAGATCGCGGCGAATATCGCTGTTGCTCATGTCGATCTGCTTCGACAGTGTGCGCACCGCGAGTTCAGTCCCCCCTGCCGCATCCGATCCATAAAGAATCAGATCGCCATCCAGCGCCAGCTTCATGCCGGTGGCTTTTGACACTGCCGCCTGGAACGCCGCATTGCGACTGGCGTACCAGCCCGCATTGTAATCGGCAAAGCGGTAGAGCGGCTGACTGTAGTCAGCCGGGTAGCCGAGCAGATGCATAGTGCCGAAGTAGATTCCGCCGTGACGGGTAAAGACTTCGCGGCGGATGGTGCCATCGATCGGCCACGGGTAGCCTTTGGCGTGTGCTTCGGCAAACGCAATGCTGACCTGCATCGGCCCGCCGGTGTGGATTGGGTTGAGATTACCGAACAGCGTCTGGCCCATCGGCACCATGTCGATCAGGTCATCAAAGATAGCGCTGAGATCTTTTTCACTGCGCACCTTGTCCAGACGGGCCGCGTAACTTTCCCCGGTCGGCGACTTGATCAGCAGTGCGGTGCGCACCAGGAAGGCCGGCACATGCACCTGCGCCGCACGGCGGTTGATCTCGCCCCAGGCAATTTTTGGCAGGCCCGGTACGGCGGCCTCCGCGCTGAAGTTGCTCTCCTGATCCGCTACGGCGATGACTGCGCAGAGATTACTGGCGCTGGGATCGATCTGCTGCGTGCGGAAGGTGGTGTAGATGTCGTCGCTCCATGCGGCTTTATTACTGACGTGCGACGGCAGCAGTCGCTGGATCTGCGCTTTGACATCTTCGGGCTGCCGCACGGGCGCCTCAGGGGTTTTCTTGCTGCTACAACCCGCCAGCACCAGTGCGGCGACCAGTGTCAGACGTTGCAGAATCGGGGTGGATGACATGCCTGTCCTCAGAATGAACGAAAGCCCTACTCTACCATTGCCAGCGTTTCGCAGGCAGGCGAGAACTGAACTAAGGTTACCTTTTTTAACGTTAAAGGAACTTACGATGTTTAAACTCTGGCCTGTTGCGGCCTTCAGCCTGTTATTAACCGGCTGCGGCGCCAATAATACGCCTGCCCAGGTGCAGTCACCGGGCGCGCCCACCTCCTCCTCGCTTAAGGTGCTGGAGACGGGTGCCAGCGTGATGCAGTCACGTCCGCCTATCGACGCCATTAACACCTATCTCGATGGCTTCCATTTTTATAACGGCGACAGGAACGGTCAGATGGAGGCGCACCACTATGTCACCGTGCTGAACGACGATGTGATGCAGGCGGTGATTTACGACGGCAATACGCGCGACGCACGGCTGATGGGCGTGGAGTACATTATCAGCGAACGGCTGTTTAAGACCCTGCCGCCGGAAGAGAAGAAACTGTGGCACAGCCATCAGTATGAGGTGAAATCGGGCACGCTGATTGCGCCGGGCTTACCCGCCGCCGCCGACCATGCCCTGATGACACGCATCGCGAACACCTACGGAAAGACCTGGCACACCTGGCACACGGATCGTGATAAAACGCTGCCAATTGGCATTCCGGCCTTGATGATGGGCTTTACACAGGATGGTCAGATGGATTCGCGACTGCTGGCGGATCGCGATCGCCGCTTTGACGTCGACAGTAAACAGATCCGTGCCGAACGAGCGGATATCGTAGCGCATCCGGCGGCACCGGGCGCCAATGCCTGGGAAAAGGGTCAGGTTATTCAGCTGAAGCGCACCACTGGCGGTGGTGAACACAGCCACGGCCAGACCGGCTTTGGCCCGGCGGAGCAGCTAAAGCAGCCTTAAGCGACGTGATAAGCGTGTTTTCTGGCAGTGGCGTGTGGATACACAGAGGAGACTCAGCGGGCGAAAAGGGTCTGGCCCGCTGAGCCATTAACGCCGCCTTAGTCCCAGCGCTGAGCTGCCTGGTGATCGCTGTCGCGGGCGTCCACCCAGCGATCGCCCTGCTCAGTCGCTTCACGCTTCCAGAAGGGGGCGCGGGTTTTCAGGTAATCCATGATGAACTCTGCGGCAGAAAAGGCGCTGCTGCGATGCGCACTGGTCACACCCACCAGCACGATTTCATCGCCGGGAAACAGTTCGCCGACGCGATGAATCACGGTAACCCGTTGCAGTGGCCAGCGTTCGCGCGCCGCATCTACAATCTCCTGCAGCGCTTTTTCGGTCATGCCGGGATAGTGCTCCAGCGTCAACGCCGCCACGTTATCACCCAGATTGTGGTTGCGGACTTTGCCGGTAAAGGTTACCACCGCACCATCTTCATCACAGGCCGCCAGCCAGCGATACGCTTCCGCCATATCAAAGGGTGCAGGGCCAACGCGAATCTGCGTTTCCATCTCAGCCTCCGGTCACGGGCGGGAAAAAGGCGACTTCATCCCCGGCGTGCAGCGGATGCGTCATCGGCACCAGCGTCTGATTGACCGCCGCCAGCAGTTTGCCTGACTCCAGCGCCAGCGCCCAGCGATCGTTGCGGTCGGCCAGCGCACTGCGCAGCGTGGCCACATCCGGGTAATCAGCACCGACCTCAAGTGATGCCGTGCCGGTCAGCTCACGCACCTGGGCAAAAAACAGCACCTTAATCATGCGCGACCGCCTGGAAATCGCCGCTTTTACCGCCGCTCTTGCTGATTAAACGCAACTGATCGATGACGATATCTTTCTGCACCGCTTTGCACATGTCGTAGATGGTGAGGGCGGCAACCGAGGCGGCCGTCAGCGCTTCCATCTCGACGCCGGTTTTGCCGGTGAGGCGACAGAGCGTGGTAATGCGAACCCGATTATGATCCGGTTCCGCTTCCAGATTCACTTCCACTTTGCTCAGCATCAGCGGATGACAGAGCGGAATCAGCTCCCAGGTGCGTTTTGCTGCCTGAATCCCGGCGATGCGCGCCGTGGCAAAGACATCCCCTTTGTGGTGGCTGCCTTCCATAATCATCTGCAGCGTTTCAGGCTGCATCAGCACCAGCACTTCTGCCCGCGCTTGGCGCACGGTTTCAGCCTTGGCGGAGACATCCACCATGTGTGCTTCGCCCGCGGCGTTAATGTGTGTGAGTTGAGACATACTTACCGTTCTTACCGTTTCTTCAGATGTGAGACAAAATTACAGGGCGCGGTGCGCGCATCAAGCTGATCAGCAATAATCCGCTCCCAGGCAGTACGGCAGGCGCTTGTCGATCCCGGCACAGCCAGAATCAGCGTCCCATTGGCCAGACCGGCAACGGCGCGCGACTGCAATGTTGAACCGCCAATCTCTTCATAGGAGACCATCCGGAACAGTTCGCCAAAGCCGTCAATCTCGCGATCAAACAGTGGCAGCAGGGCTTCCGGGGTGCTGTTTTTCAGGTTAAAGCCGGTGCCGCCATTAATAATCACCACCTGTACATCTTCACTGGCGATCCAGCGCGACACGGTGGCGCGGATGCGATAGAGATTATCCGGCACGATGGCGTGATCAACCACCTCATGACCCGCTTCTGCTGCCGCCTCGCGCAGGTAGTCGCCGGAGGTATCGTTGCTGGCATCGCGGCGATCTGACACCGTCATCACCGCCATCTGCAATGCCTGAAATTCGCTGGCTGGTTTACCCATACTTCCTCCTGAAATTAGCCGCCAATGTAAGAGAGATTCTGTGTGATGCCGGTGTTGCCCTGATGCAGGAAGTGGGTCTGCTTTTTCTGCCCCAGGCTGCTGGCAATGCGCGCCTGCAGTTCGGCCTGCTGCTCATCGGACGCCAGCAGGTCGCGCAGCGGTACGCCGCCGTCACCAAACAGGCACAGGTGAAGATTACCGTGCGCTGAGACACGCAGACGGTTGCAGCTGGCACAGAAATCTTTGGCGTAAGGCATGATCAGGCCAATCTCGCCGACATAATCGGGATGGTAAAAGACCTGCGCCGGCCCGTCACTGCGTCCACTTTCGCGGCGCTGCCAGCCCTGGGCGATCAGTTGATCGCGGATCACCATGCCGGAAACGTGCTGATCGCGGAACAGCGTGCCGCCGTCGCCGGTTTCCATCAGTTCGATAAAGCGCAGCTGGATCGGGCGGGTGCGGATCCAGTCGAGGAACGTCGCCAGATTACGGCTGTTGAGATCGCGCATCAGCACACTATTGACTTTGACCTGGCGAAAACCGGCGTCCAGCGCGGCATCGATGCCGCTCATCACCTGATGGAATTTATCCTGACCGGTAATAGCGTGAAACTGACGGGCATCCAGACTGTCGACGCTGACGTTAAGTGCGGTTAAACCCGCATCGCGCCACTGCTTCACATCACGCGCCAGCCGGTAGCCGTTAGTGGTCACCGCGATCTGGCGGATAGAAGCGTTTTCACGGACCGCCGCAATGATGTCGGTGAAATCACGGCGCAGCGACGGCTCACCGCCGGTCAGCCGCACTTTTTCGGTGCCGGCAGCGGCGAAGGCCCGCGTGACACGGCGGATTTCATCCAGAGAGAGAAAGCTTTTGTTACGAATTCCCTGCGGTTTGTAGCCGTCAGGCAGGCAGTAGGTACAGCGGAAATTACAGACATCCGTGACCGACAGGCGCAGGTAATAGAACTTACGCGCGTATGCATCAGTAAATTGTGACACCAGAACACCTTTCCAGATTGGGAGATGCAGTCATTTCTTCCTGCACCCTGGCAGCTCGATGGCTACGGCCTGAACCCCCTATCCGCAGACTTAGGCATTCAGGCTTGAGTGTACGCTGACCCGTTGATCAGCGCGGTAAGCATGATGGTAGCGTGTATTTCGCCACTCTTCCATGTGCTCTTTTCGCTATATATTCTTATACATATCGAATTTTCACCGCATGTTAGCGACAGGATACGTTAAAATGCGATCCAGATTTTGACGCATGTCATCCGCGCGGGCTTAGCGTTTAGAGCCTCGCCACGCGAACGGATTTTAAGGAGAAGTATGAATCGCACACTGGCCGATCTTGATCGCGTTGTGGCACTGGGAGGCGGACACGGTTTAGGCCGCGTGATGTCTGCCCTTTCCCCGCTGGGCTCGCGTCTCACCGGTATCGTCACCACCACCGACAACGGCGGATCAACCGGCCGTATTCGCCGCTCCGAAGGCGGGATCGCCTGGGGCGACATGCGTAACTGCCTTAACCAGCTGATTGCGGAACCCAGCGTCGCCTCAGCGATGTTTGAGTATCGCTTTGCCGGTAACGGCGAACTGGCCGGACACAATCTCGGTAACCTTATGCTGCGGGCGCTGGATCATTTGAGTGTACGCCCGCTTGAAGCGATTAATATCATCCGCAACCTGCTGAAAGTGGATGCCTTTTTAATCCCGATGTCAGAACAGCCGGTGGATCTGGTGGCGATGGATGCCGAAGGCAATATGGTTTACGGTGAAACCGCCATTGACGAGATGAAACAGCCGCCACAGGAATTGATGCTGCATCCTAATGTCCAGCCCACGCGGGAAGCATTGCAGGCGATAGGTGACGCGGATCTGATCCTGATTGGTCCAGGCAGTTTTTACACCAGCCTGATGCCGATTCTGCTGATGGAAGAGATGGCGCAGGCATTGCGTCGCACGCCCGCCACCATGGTGTTTATCGGCAATCTGGGCCGTGAGCTCAGTCCCGCTGCCGCCAGTCTGTCTGTGGCTGATAAGCTTCAGATGATGGAGCGTTACATTGGCAAGCGAGTCATTGATGCGGTGGTGGTCGGCCCGTCAGTGGCAACAGAGGGCATTGAAAACCGTTTGATTGTCCGGGAACCGCTGGAGGCCGCCGACATCAAATATCGTCACGACCGCCAGCTATTACGGGTGGCGCTGGAACACGCCATTCAGGGCTTTGACGGCGCTACGAGGCCGCAATAAACAGCGTTCGCAGCTCATGCAGCTGATCACGCACATTTGCAGCCTTTTCGAACTCCAGGTTCTGCGCGTGCTGCTGCATCTGCCCTTCCAGCTCGTGAATCTTTTTCTGCAGAGCCTGCGGCGTTAGCAGCTTGAAATCGGCCAGTGCCTGGGCTTCGCCAGGACGTGCCGGTTTCGCTTTGCCGCGGGTTTTCACTATGTTGTTACCCAGTTCCAGAATATCGGTGATTTTCTTGTTCAGCCCCTGCGGCACAATGCCGTTTTGCTCGTTGTGCAGTTGCTGCTTCTCACGGCGACGCTCGGTCTCTTCAATGGCGCGTGCCATCGACGGCGTAATTTTATCGCCGTAAAGAATCGCCTTACCGTTGATGTTACGCGCCGCACGACCAATGGTCTGAATCAGCGATCGTTCAGAACGCAGGAAGCCCTCTTTATCCGCATCCAGAATCGCGACCAGAGAGACTTCCGGC is a genomic window containing:
- a CDS encoding lysylphosphatidylglycerol synthase domain-containing protein gives rise to the protein MAKKHPRWQLAKKILTVLFFIAVVVLLVVYARKVNWEDVYNVIVNYNRFVVLTAAGLVVLSYLVYGCYDLIGRAYCGHKLAKRQVMLVSFICYAFNLTLSTWVGGVAMRYRLYSRLGLDSGTITRIFSLSIATNWLGYILLAGVVFSAGMVSIPSGWFIGETTLRLIGGVLLVLVAIYLWACAFSKQRRWTIKGQTLQLPSLRMALLQFAVSCANWMVMGAIIWLLLGRDVGYPMVLGVLLISSIAGVIIHIPAGIGVLEAVFLALLSGQHASHGTIIAALLAYRVLYFILPLLLALVLYLVLESRAKHLRQKNEQKLQKSS
- a CDS encoding Bax inhibitor-1 family protein, translating into MDRYPRNDSIVQPASRGLQAYMAQVYGWMTCGLLLTAFVSWFAARTPAVMELVFANRITFFGLIIAQLALVFFLSGMVHRLSGAVATGLFMLYSALTGITMASIFLVYTYSSIASTFFVTAGMFGAMSFYGYTTKRDLSRFGSLLFMGLIGIVLASLVNFWLKSPALMWAITYIGVVLFVGLTAYDTQKLKNIGEQIDARDTENLRRYSIMGALTLYLDFINLFLMLLRILGNRR
- a CDS encoding DUF1615 domain-containing protein, whose translation is MSSTPILQRLTLVAALVLAGCSSKKTPEAPVRQPEDVKAQIQRLLPSHVSNKAAWSDDIYTTFRTQQIDPSASNLCAVIAVADQESNFSAEAAVPGLPKIAWGEINRRAAQVHVPAFLVRTALLIKSPTGESYAARLDKVRSEKDLSAIFDDLIDMVPMGQTLFGNLNPIHTGGPMQVSIAFAEAHAKGYPWPIDGTIRREVFTRHGGIYFGTMHLLGYPADYSQPLYRFADYNAGWYASRNAAFQAAVSKATGMKLALDGDLILYGSDAAGGTELAVRTLSKQIDMSNSDIRRDLEKGEKASFSDSELWKQVFTLADKMAGRKLPREMLPGIKLESPKITRNLTTAWFAQRVDSRYQQCLSRR
- a CDS encoding OBAP family protein → MFKLWPVAAFSLLLTGCGANNTPAQVQSPGAPTSSSLKVLETGASVMQSRPPIDAINTYLDGFHFYNGDRNGQMEAHHYVTVLNDDVMQAVIYDGNTRDARLMGVEYIISERLFKTLPPEEKKLWHSHQYEVKSGTLIAPGLPAAADHALMTRIANTYGKTWHTWHTDRDKTLPIGIPALMMGFTQDGQMDSRLLADRDRRFDVDSKQIRAERADIVAHPAAPGANAWEKGQVIQLKRTTGGGEHSHGQTGFGPAEQLKQP
- the moaE gene encoding molybdopterin synthase catalytic subunit MoaE, whose product is METQIRVGPAPFDMAEAYRWLAACDEDGAVVTFTGKVRNHNLGDNVAALTLEHYPGMTEKALQEIVDAARERWPLQRVTVIHRVGELFPGDEIVLVGVTSAHRSSAFSAAEFIMDYLKTRAPFWKREATEQGDRWVDARDSDHQAAQRWD
- the moaD gene encoding molybdopterin synthase sulfur carrier subunit: MIKVLFFAQVRELTGTASLEVGADYPDVATLRSALADRNDRWALALESGKLLAAVNQTLVPMTHPLHAGDEVAFFPPVTGG
- the moaC gene encoding cyclic pyranopterin monophosphate synthase MoaC: MSQLTHINAAGEAHMVDVSAKAETVRQARAEVLVLMQPETLQMIMEGSHHKGDVFATARIAGIQAAKRTWELIPLCHPLMLSKVEVNLEAEPDHNRVRITTLCRLTGKTGVEMEALTAASVAALTIYDMCKAVQKDIVIDQLRLISKSGGKSGDFQAVAHD
- the moaB gene encoding molybdenum cofactor biosynthesis protein B, translated to MGKPASEFQALQMAVMTVSDRRDASNDTSGDYLREAAAEAGHEVVDHAIVPDNLYRIRATVSRWIASEDVQVVIINGGTGFNLKNSTPEALLPLFDREIDGFGELFRMVSYEEIGGSTLQSRAVAGLANGTLILAVPGSTSACRTAWERIIADQLDARTAPCNFVSHLKKR
- the moaA gene encoding GTP 3',8-cyclase MoaA; translated protein: MSQFTDAYARKFYYLRLSVTDVCNFRCTYCLPDGYKPQGIRNKSFLSLDEIRRVTRAFAAAGTEKVRLTGGEPSLRRDFTDIIAAVRENASIRQIAVTTNGYRLARDVKQWRDAGLTALNVSVDSLDARQFHAITGQDKFHQVMSGIDAALDAGFRQVKVNSVLMRDLNSRNLATFLDWIRTRPIQLRFIELMETGDGGTLFRDQHVSGMVIRDQLIAQGWQRRESGRSDGPAQVFYHPDYVGEIGLIMPYAKDFCASCNRLRVSAHGNLHLCLFGDGGVPLRDLLASDEQQAELQARIASSLGQKKQTHFLHQGNTGITQNLSYIGG
- a CDS encoding gluconeogenesis factor YvcK family protein, with product MNRTLADLDRVVALGGGHGLGRVMSALSPLGSRLTGIVTTTDNGGSTGRIRRSEGGIAWGDMRNCLNQLIAEPSVASAMFEYRFAGNGELAGHNLGNLMLRALDHLSVRPLEAINIIRNLLKVDAFLIPMSEQPVDLVAMDAEGNMVYGETAIDEMKQPPQELMLHPNVQPTREALQAIGDADLILIGPGSFYTSLMPILLMEEMAQALRRTPATMVFIGNLGRELSPAAASLSVADKLQMMERYIGKRVIDAVVVGPSVATEGIENRLIVREPLEAADIKYRHDRQLLRVALEHAIQGFDGATRPQ